One Telluria mixta DNA window includes the following coding sequences:
- a CDS encoding ABC-F family ATP-binding cassette domain-containing protein, protein MAHPYFAALHGVDIILPDGRILFTNLHESFGAETVGLIGHNGSGKSTLGRVLAGDLLPSAGRIERPGRIRYVAQQTGATSASSLAEVAGLDAPLAALRRLADGDARDEDFDIIGDRWDLEARWEAMLDAAGLSAAVTPAALSGGQHTLLALIGAFCSDADLLVLDEPGNHLDLGNRAFLLDQMRVWRQSGRGLLLISHDRELLEHVERTLEVHAGDLRRYGGGWSLVAEQREAELATAGSRLERARTERRQGEQKMRDQAERAARKSARGARAKADGGMPRIVLNALPQRAEKTDGARLERHARERQALQDDVADAFATFDALHQQPVFPQLDIAIPPGQTALAFDGLVARHGPRQSLDWRVQGAARIAITGPNGCGKSTLLRTIAGEITPQSGTVHGLPGVLLDQHLAMLDPARSLLDHFPTSHDAGRLRQMLALAGLGPSRILRLSGELSGGERMRGALLQAVLREPTPKLLMLDEPTNHLDLASVEALEAMLKSWPGALVVVSHDGRFLERLALTHRLDWTPDGWLGGDAVKNVVDK, encoded by the coding sequence ATGGCGCATCCTTACTTCGCGGCCCTGCACGGGGTCGACATCATCCTGCCCGACGGGCGCATCCTCTTCACGAACCTGCACGAATCGTTCGGTGCCGAGACGGTCGGCCTGATCGGCCATAACGGCAGCGGCAAGTCCACGCTCGGGCGCGTGCTCGCGGGCGACCTGCTGCCTTCCGCCGGACGCATCGAGCGGCCGGGGCGCATCCGTTACGTGGCACAGCAGACCGGGGCCACCTCCGCGTCTTCCCTGGCCGAAGTCGCGGGCCTGGACGCGCCGCTGGCCGCGCTGCGCCGGCTGGCGGATGGAGACGCACGCGACGAGGACTTCGACATCATCGGCGACCGCTGGGACCTGGAAGCGCGCTGGGAGGCGATGCTGGACGCGGCCGGACTTTCAGCAGCCGTGACACCAGCCGCGTTGTCCGGCGGCCAGCACACGCTGCTCGCGCTGATCGGCGCGTTTTGCTCGGACGCCGACCTGCTCGTGCTGGACGAACCGGGCAACCATCTCGACCTTGGCAACCGCGCCTTCCTCCTCGACCAGATGCGCGTGTGGCGCCAGTCCGGCCGCGGCCTGCTGCTCATCAGCCACGATCGCGAGTTGCTGGAGCACGTCGAGCGCACGCTGGAAGTCCACGCGGGCGACCTGCGGCGCTACGGCGGCGGATGGTCGCTCGTGGCCGAACAGCGCGAGGCGGAATTGGCCACAGCAGGTTCGAGGCTGGAACGGGCCCGCACGGAGCGGCGCCAGGGCGAGCAAAAGATGCGCGACCAGGCCGAGCGCGCCGCGCGCAAGAGCGCCCGCGGCGCGCGCGCCAAGGCGGATGGCGGCATGCCGAGGATCGTCCTGAACGCCCTGCCCCAGCGCGCCGAAAAGACGGACGGCGCGCGGCTTGAGCGCCATGCGCGCGAGCGGCAGGCGTTGCAGGATGACGTGGCGGACGCGTTCGCGACCTTCGATGCGCTGCACCAGCAGCCGGTCTTTCCGCAGCTGGACATTGCAATCCCGCCCGGCCAGACGGCGCTCGCATTCGATGGACTGGTCGCGCGGCACGGTCCCCGCCAGTCGCTGGACTGGCGCGTGCAAGGCGCCGCGCGGATCGCGATCACAGGGCCGAACGGCTGCGGCAAATCCACGCTGCTGCGCACGATTGCCGGAGAGATCACTCCGCAGTCCGGCACCGTGCACGGGTTGCCCGGCGTGCTGCTGGACCAGCATCTGGCCATGCTCGATCCGGCGCGCAGCCTGCTGGATCATTTCCCAACCTCGCACGACGCAGGCCGCCTGCGCCAGATGCTCGCGCTCGCGGGGCTGGGTCCGTCACGCATCCTGCGTCTCAGCGGAGAACTGAGCGGCGGCGAACGCATGCGCGGCGCGCTGCTGCAGGCCGTGCTGCGCGAACCGACGCCGAAACTGCTGATGCTGGACGAGCCGACGAACCACCTCGACCTCGCGAGCGTGGAGGCGCTGGAAGCGATGCTGAAATCGTGGCCGGGGGCGCTGGTGGTCGTATCGCATGACGGGCGCTTCCTGGAGAGACTGGCACTCACTCATCGCCTCGACTGGACGCCGGACGGGTGGCTCGGTGGCGACGCGGTTAAAAATGTTGTCGATAAATAA
- a CDS encoding glycosyltransferase, producing the protein MALALRARGHRVSFLAPEQHGPWVRPTGLPFTGLPADEAVLRDPDLWHPTRGFGVVWRATRPAMARIVPFIEALPREEPCTLLVHPLALPEADLCRVAHPGVKIAAAYLAPANLMTVHDPLMVGPWRVPAWVPLSARRAFWRWVGRRFIDPVALADVNAARTAHGLPPVPSLMDWIAAVPDVSLTLFPDWFAPTQPDWPQPLVRGDFPLFDPNADATLSADLQAFLQAGPPPLVFTHGTGNTQAAAYFRDAFAAATRLGRRAVFLTPHREQVPADLPPSMLWQDYVPLRALLPHAAALVHHGGIGTTAEALRAGAPQLVVPLAHDQFDNGARVTALGVAASLPATRLNERRLVRALGDLLGAPGLAERTRAVAGRFQPGAGIDRMCDVLTSRSRTPDAPPAPRFP; encoded by the coding sequence CTGGCGCTCGCGTTGCGTGCACGCGGCCACCGCGTGAGTTTCCTCGCGCCCGAACAGCATGGCCCGTGGGTGCGCCCGACCGGATTGCCGTTCACGGGCCTGCCCGCCGACGAGGCCGTGCTGCGCGACCCCGACCTGTGGCATCCCACGCGCGGCTTCGGCGTCGTGTGGCGTGCGACGCGGCCCGCGATGGCGCGCATCGTTCCCTTCATCGAAGCGCTGCCGCGGGAGGAACCCTGCACACTGCTCGTGCATCCGCTCGCGCTGCCCGAGGCGGACCTGTGCCGCGTGGCGCATCCGGGTGTGAAGATCGCGGCCGCCTACCTCGCGCCGGCCAACCTCATGACCGTGCACGATCCATTGATGGTGGGCCCGTGGCGCGTGCCGGCCTGGGTGCCGTTGTCCGCGCGCCGGGCGTTCTGGCGCTGGGTAGGCAGGCGTTTCATCGACCCCGTCGCGCTGGCGGACGTGAATGCGGCGCGCACGGCGCACGGCTTGCCACCGGTGCCGTCGCTGATGGACTGGATCGCGGCCGTGCCCGATGTGTCGCTGACCTTGTTCCCCGACTGGTTCGCGCCCACGCAGCCGGACTGGCCGCAACCGCTGGTGCGCGGCGATTTTCCTTTGTTCGACCCGAACGCGGATGCAACGCTATCTGCCGACTTACAGGCGTTCCTGCAGGCCGGCCCGCCGCCGCTCGTGTTCACGCACGGCACCGGCAACACGCAGGCGGCCGCGTACTTCCGCGACGCGTTCGCGGCGGCCACGCGCCTGGGCCGGCGTGCGGTCTTCCTCACGCCGCACCGCGAACAGGTGCCGGCCGACCTGCCGCCCTCGATGCTGTGGCAGGACTATGTGCCGCTGCGGGCACTCCTGCCGCATGCGGCGGCGCTCGTCCACCACGGCGGCATCGGCACGACCGCGGAGGCGCTGCGCGCGGGGGCGCCGCAACTCGTCGTTCCGCTGGCGCACGACCAGTTCGACAATGGCGCGCGCGTGACGGCGCTGGGTGTCGCCGCGAGCCTGCCCGCAACCCGGTTGAACGAACGGCGGCTCGTGCGTGCGCTGGGCGATCTGCTGGGAGCGCCCGGACTGGCGGAACGGACCCGTGCGGTGGCCGGTCGATTCCAGCCCGGAGCTGGCATCGACCGGATGTGCGACGTTCTCACGTCGCGTTCCAGAACCCCCGATGCGCCTCCCGCGCCTCGTTTTCCCTGA
- a CDS encoding GntR family transcriptional regulator, with translation MTHAAPSTPARKRGLTAVDERIYRAVVNAVMSHRLPPGTRLGEADFCALYDVSRTTVRKALQRLAHDHIIELRPNRGAVVASPTPKEARDVFAARRALEREIVPLVVRRATPASLGAIRTAIEAEEAARHGADRAAWIRLGGEFHLLLAELAGNAVLQRFMAELVSRCSLIIALYENPGVPMCGNHDHHDLLALIERGDTDKAVDLIEHHLLDIEARLHLDEQDRKVNLAEALGER, from the coding sequence ATGACTCACGCCGCCCCTTCCACACCGGCCCGCAAGCGCGGACTCACGGCCGTCGACGAGCGCATCTACCGCGCCGTCGTCAACGCCGTGATGAGCCACCGCCTGCCGCCCGGCACCCGCCTGGGCGAAGCGGACTTCTGCGCGCTGTACGACGTGAGCCGCACCACCGTGCGCAAGGCCCTGCAGCGCCTCGCGCACGACCACATCATCGAACTGCGCCCGAACCGCGGCGCCGTCGTGGCGTCGCCCACGCCGAAGGAGGCGCGCGACGTGTTCGCCGCGCGGCGCGCGCTCGAGCGCGAGATCGTGCCGCTGGTCGTACGGCGCGCGACGCCGGCGTCGCTGGGTGCGATCCGCACCGCCATCGAGGCCGAGGAAGCGGCACGCCATGGCGCCGACCGCGCCGCGTGGATCCGCCTGGGCGGCGAGTTCCACCTGCTGCTGGCGGAGCTGGCAGGGAACGCCGTGCTGCAGCGCTTCATGGCGGAGCTGGTGTCGCGCTGCTCGCTGATCATCGCGCTGTACGAAAACCCCGGTGTGCCCATGTGCGGCAACCACGACCACCACGACCTGCTCGCGCTGATCGAACGGGGCGACACCGACAAGGCCGTCGACCTGATCGAACACCACCTGCTCGACATCGAGGCGCGCCTGCACCTGGACGAACAGGACCGCAAGGTCAACCTCGCGGAAGCGCTGGGCGAGCGTTGA
- a CDS encoding ABC transporter permease, producing the protein MSRLEARPEPSRAMMLSSPLIAAAAMLVSGSLLFLFLGQAPLHAFYVYFVQPLTSWYGIGELLLKATPLTLCGVGLAIGFRANVHNIGADGQLTMGAVAAGCVALYFDGAEGPWLLPLMVLAGAVGGAAWAAVPALLRTRFNTSEILVSLMLVYVAYLFLGYLVHGPVRDPAGYNFPQSKMFGDAAMLPLLKEGLRVNAAFLLSLVAVAGAWFFCRHSFAGYRMQVSGMAPAAALYAGFSEPKNVWIAFLASGALAGVAGVGEVAGPLGQLQASVSPGYGFAAIIVAYVGRLHPVGVLLAGLLMSLLYIGGETAQIELQLPSAITGLFQGLLLFYLLAADLFIHYRIKPRTPALVAVPVVAKETA; encoded by the coding sequence ATGTCCCGGCTTGAAGCCCGTCCCGAACCATCGCGCGCGATGATGCTGTCGTCGCCGCTCATTGCCGCCGCCGCGATGCTCGTCTCGGGCTCGCTGCTGTTCCTGTTCCTCGGCCAGGCGCCGCTGCATGCGTTCTACGTGTACTTCGTCCAACCGCTCACGTCGTGGTACGGCATCGGCGAACTGCTGCTCAAGGCCACTCCCTTGACCCTGTGCGGCGTGGGCCTCGCCATCGGCTTTCGCGCCAACGTCCACAACATCGGCGCGGACGGCCAGCTGACGATGGGGGCCGTGGCCGCCGGCTGCGTCGCGCTGTACTTCGACGGTGCCGAGGGCCCGTGGCTGCTGCCGCTGATGGTCCTCGCCGGCGCCGTAGGCGGTGCCGCGTGGGCGGCCGTGCCCGCGCTGCTGCGCACGCGCTTCAATACGAGCGAGATCCTCGTGTCGCTGATGCTCGTGTACGTCGCGTACCTGTTCCTCGGCTATCTCGTGCACGGCCCCGTGCGCGATCCGGCCGGCTACAACTTCCCGCAATCGAAGATGTTCGGCGACGCCGCCATGCTGCCGCTGCTGAAGGAAGGCCTGCGCGTGAACGCGGCGTTCCTGCTGTCGCTCGTGGCCGTGGCGGGCGCGTGGTTCTTTTGCCGCCACAGCTTCGCGGGCTACCGCATGCAGGTGTCGGGCATGGCGCCGGCCGCCGCGCTGTATGCCGGGTTTTCCGAACCGAAGAACGTGTGGATCGCGTTCCTGGCGAGCGGCGCGCTGGCCGGCGTGGCGGGCGTGGGCGAGGTGGCGGGGCCGCTGGGCCAGCTGCAGGCCTCGGTGTCGCCCGGCTACGGCTTCGCCGCCATCATCGTCGCCTACGTCGGGCGCCTGCATCCGGTCGGCGTACTGCTGGCGGGCCTGCTGATGTCGCTGCTGTATATCGGCGGCGAGACGGCGCAGATCGAGCTCCAGCTGCCGTCCGCCATCACCGGCCTGTTCCAGGGCCTGCTGCTGTTCTACCTGCTGGCGGCCGACCTGTTCATCCATTACCGCATCAAGCCCCGCACGCCCGCGCTGGTGGCCGTGCCCGTCGTCGCGAAGGAGACTGCATGA
- a CDS encoding ABC transporter permease, whose translation MNSEYLVAFLASTAGAATPLVLASTGELVAERSGVLNLGLEGIMLVGAVAGFSVTLHTGSAGLGLAAALLAGMAMALLFGVLVLTLQTNQVATGLALTLFGIGLSAFVGRDLVGQTVAPLPRLHLPVLSDLPFVGPLLFSFDAMVYASLALVLLTGWMLARTRLGLLIRAVGEAPHSAHAIGMPVVKLRYATVLAGGALAGLGGAYLSLALTPMWVEGMTAGRGWIALAQVVFATWKPRGLLLGAYLFGGVTVLQFHGQGLGVPIPSEFLSMLPYLATIVVLVVICRDPRTILLNKPVSLGQNFKAD comes from the coding sequence ATGAATTCCGAATACCTCGTCGCCTTCCTCGCCAGCACGGCGGGCGCCGCGACCCCACTCGTCCTCGCTTCGACGGGCGAGCTCGTGGCCGAGCGTTCCGGCGTCCTCAACCTGGGCCTGGAAGGCATCATGCTCGTGGGCGCCGTGGCCGGCTTTTCCGTCACGCTGCACACGGGTTCCGCCGGCCTGGGCCTGGCCGCCGCGCTGCTCGCCGGCATGGCGATGGCGCTGCTGTTCGGCGTGCTCGTGCTCACCTTGCAGACGAACCAGGTCGCGACGGGCCTCGCGCTGACGCTGTTCGGCATCGGCCTCTCGGCGTTTGTCGGGCGCGACCTCGTCGGCCAGACCGTGGCGCCGCTGCCTCGACTGCACCTGCCCGTGCTGTCCGACCTGCCGTTCGTCGGGCCGCTGCTGTTCTCGTTCGATGCGATGGTCTACGCATCGCTGGCGCTCGTGCTGCTCACGGGCTGGATGCTGGCGCGCACGCGCCTGGGCCTGCTGATCCGCGCCGTCGGCGAGGCGCCGCACAGCGCCCATGCGATCGGCATGCCGGTGGTGAAGCTGCGCTACGCGACCGTGCTGGCCGGCGGGGCGCTGGCGGGACTCGGCGGCGCCTACCTGTCGCTGGCGCTGACGCCGATGTGGGTCGAAGGCATGACGGCCGGCCGCGGCTGGATCGCACTGGCCCAGGTCGTGTTCGCGACGTGGAAGCCGCGCGGGCTGTTGCTCGGGGCTTATCTGTTCGGCGGCGTGACGGTGCTGCAATTCCACGGCCAGGGCCTCGGCGTCCCGATCCCGTCCGAGTTCCTGTCGATGCTGCCCTACCTGGCCACGATCGTCGTCCTCGTCGTCATCTGCCGCGATCCGCGCACGATCCTGCTGAACAAGCCGGTATCGCTGGGCCAGAACTTCAAGGCCGACTAG
- a CDS encoding BMP family ABC transporter substrate-binding protein: MNRRTLLAAALLASLTALNAHAADPLKVAFVYVGPVGDAGWTYAHEQGRLAMEKALGGKVATTYVENVPEGADAERVIRKLAADGNKLVFTTSFGFMNPTEKVAKAFPNVVFEHATGFKVAKNLGVYETRQYEGTYLQGVIAAKMSKSGTIGFVGSFPVPEVIRNINAYTLGAQSVNPAIKTKVVWINSWYDPAKERQAAETLIAQGADVLTQNTDSPATLQVAQEKGKYAFGWDSDMARFAPKAHLTATTNSWGDFYTRTAQSVIAGTWKSAEVHGGLMEGMVKMSPLNAVIPADTAKLFETKKAAIIGGKLKPFQGPLKDQSGAVKVAAGSEMSLADLKGMNWYVQGVEGTIPK; this comes from the coding sequence ATGAACCGTCGCACACTGCTCGCCGCCGCTCTTCTCGCTTCCCTCACTGCCCTGAACGCGCACGCGGCCGATCCGCTGAAGGTCGCCTTCGTCTACGTCGGCCCCGTCGGCGACGCGGGCTGGACCTATGCCCACGAACAGGGCCGCCTCGCCATGGAAAAGGCGCTGGGCGGCAAGGTGGCCACCACCTATGTCGAGAACGTACCGGAAGGCGCGGACGCCGAACGCGTCATCCGCAAGCTCGCCGCCGACGGCAACAAGCTCGTCTTCACGACGTCGTTCGGCTTCATGAACCCGACGGAGAAAGTGGCGAAGGCCTTCCCGAACGTCGTGTTCGAGCATGCCACCGGCTTCAAGGTGGCGAAGAACCTCGGCGTGTACGAGACGCGCCAGTACGAAGGCACCTACCTGCAGGGCGTCATCGCCGCGAAGATGAGCAAGTCGGGCACGATCGGCTTCGTCGGCTCCTTCCCGGTGCCGGAAGTGATCCGCAACATCAACGCGTACACGCTCGGCGCGCAGAGCGTGAACCCGGCCATCAAGACGAAAGTCGTGTGGATCAACAGCTGGTACGACCCCGCCAAGGAGCGCCAGGCCGCCGAGACCCTGATCGCGCAGGGTGCCGACGTGCTCACGCAGAACACGGATTCGCCGGCCACCTTGCAGGTGGCGCAGGAAAAAGGCAAGTACGCGTTCGGCTGGGACTCCGACATGGCCCGCTTCGCACCGAAAGCGCACCTGACGGCGACGACGAATTCGTGGGGCGATTTCTACACCCGCACCGCGCAGTCCGTGATCGCGGGCACGTGGAAGAGCGCCGAAGTGCACGGCGGCCTGATGGAAGGCATGGTCAAGATGTCGCCGCTGAACGCCGTCATCCCCGCCGACACGGCCAAGCTGTTCGAGACGAAGAAGGCGGCGATCATCGGCGGCAAGCTCAAGCCGTTCCAGGGACCGCTGAAGGACCAGTCGGGTGCGGTCAAGGTCGCCGCCGGTTCGGAGATGTCGCTGGCGGACCTGAAAGGCATGAACTGGTACGTGCAGGGCGTGGAAGGCACCATTCCAAAATGA
- a CDS encoding ABC transporter ATP-binding protein gives MSDPHERNEPRLRLLGISKIYPSVVANADVNLTVMPGEIHAVLGENGAGKSTLMKMIYGVTKPDAGEIMWEGRQVRIDSPSAARRLGIGMVFQHFALFETLTVAENIALALDEKTTPRLLAPRIRAVSEQYGLPLDPDRLVHSMSVGERQRVEIVRCLLQSPRLLIMDEPTSVLTPDAVQTLFVSLRRLRDEGVSILYISHKLDEIQALCDRATVLRAGRVAGTAVPREETAHSLAELMIGGDLPTCTLAPRAPGEVALALAALDLPSADPFGTTLRGISLDVRAGEIVGLAGVSGNGQQELLKAISGERPAPVAASIRLLGHDAGRLDAAARRRLGLGFVPEERLGRGAVPALSLADNALLTGYLNPDAGMATGGVIRRSAVRAFAAAVIERFKVKCGGPSSAAASLSGGNLQKFIVGREIRLAPRVMVVAQPTWGVDVGAAMLIRQAIIDLRDAGVAVLVVSEELDELFMMCDRIAVLAKGRLSPAVATSATTVDRIGRWMGGDFAVEGESHVPA, from the coding sequence ATGAGCGATCCCCACGAACGAAACGAGCCGCGCCTGCGGCTCCTCGGGATCTCGAAGATCTACCCGTCCGTCGTGGCCAACGCGGACGTGAACCTGACGGTCATGCCCGGCGAGATCCACGCCGTGCTGGGCGAGAACGGGGCCGGCAAGAGCACCCTCATGAAGATGATCTACGGCGTCACGAAGCCGGACGCCGGCGAGATCATGTGGGAGGGCCGGCAGGTACGCATCGATTCGCCGTCGGCCGCGCGCCGCCTCGGCATCGGCATGGTGTTCCAGCATTTCGCGCTGTTCGAGACCCTGACGGTCGCCGAGAACATCGCGCTTGCGCTGGACGAGAAGACGACGCCTCGGCTGCTTGCGCCGCGCATCCGCGCAGTCTCCGAACAATACGGCCTGCCGCTCGACCCGGACCGGCTCGTGCACAGCATGTCGGTCGGCGAGCGCCAGCGCGTGGAGATCGTGCGCTGCCTGCTGCAGTCGCCGCGTCTCCTGATCATGGACGAACCGACGTCGGTGCTCACGCCGGACGCCGTGCAGACGCTGTTCGTGTCGCTGCGCCGCCTGCGCGACGAAGGCGTCAGCATCCTCTACATCAGCCACAAGCTCGATGAGATCCAGGCCCTGTGCGACCGCGCCACTGTGCTGCGCGCGGGCCGTGTGGCCGGTACCGCCGTCCCGCGCGAGGAAACGGCGCACTCGCTGGCCGAACTGATGATCGGCGGCGACCTGCCCACTTGCACCCTGGCCCCGCGCGCGCCGGGCGAGGTCGCGCTGGCACTGGCCGCGCTCGACCTGCCGAGTGCGGACCCGTTCGGCACCACCTTGCGCGGTATCTCCCTCGACGTGCGCGCCGGCGAGATCGTCGGCCTGGCCGGCGTCTCCGGCAACGGCCAGCAGGAGCTTCTAAAGGCCATCTCGGGCGAGCGGCCGGCGCCCGTCGCCGCGTCGATCCGGCTGCTGGGCCACGACGCCGGCCGCCTGGATGCCGCCGCGCGCCGCCGGCTGGGGCTCGGCTTTGTACCGGAAGAGAGATTGGGCCGTGGCGCCGTGCCCGCGCTGTCGCTGGCCGACAATGCGCTGCTGACCGGCTACCTGAATCCGGACGCCGGCATGGCGACGGGCGGCGTGATCCGGCGCAGCGCCGTGCGCGCGTTCGCCGCCGCCGTCATCGAGCGCTTCAAGGTCAAGTGCGGCGGCCCGTCGTCCGCGGCCGCGAGCCTCTCGGGCGGCAACCTGCAGAAATTCATCGTCGGGCGCGAAATCCGCCTGGCACCCAGGGTGATGGTCGTCGCCCAGCCCACGTGGGGCGTCGACGTCGGCGCCGCCATGCTGATCCGCCAGGCGATCATCGACCTGCGCGACGCGGGTGTGGCCGTCCTTGTCGTGTCGGAAGAACTCGACGAACTGTTCATGATGTGCGACCGCATCGCCGTGCTGGCGAAGGGCCGCCTGTCGCCCGCCGTTGCTACCAGCGCCACCACCGTCGATCGGATCGGCCGCTGGATGGGCGGCGATTTCGCTGTTGAAGGAGAGTCCCATGTCCCGGCTTGA
- a CDS encoding outer envelope protein: MKTSACFALLAAFCTTAAHAADWSDTSLSWRYGTKFSEPYNGEDINKHVINFSNVSGYKYGKNFFSVDFLLSDSHDPSAVGASSGAHEAYALYRHTLDLGKVTGANLAFGPVRGVGVTGGFDVNSKTDAGYNSKKRMLVLGPTLMFDVPGFLDVSLLALRESNAPFNGFTSISTPRYTYKTHAMLTAAWGIPFTLGVPLSFEGFANYIGTKGRNEFGGPTAVEINVDMQVMYDLSPAIGAAKNTLKVGLEYQYWKNKFGNPESVAPGATAKTPMVRAEYHF; the protein is encoded by the coding sequence ATGAAGACGTCCGCCTGTTTCGCCCTTCTCGCCGCCTTCTGCACCACCGCCGCCCACGCCGCCGACTGGAGCGACACGTCGCTCAGCTGGCGCTACGGCACCAAGTTCTCCGAACCGTACAACGGCGAGGACATCAACAAGCACGTCATCAACTTCTCCAACGTCAGCGGCTACAAGTACGGCAAGAACTTCTTCAGCGTCGACTTCCTGCTCTCCGACTCGCACGATCCGTCCGCCGTGGGCGCATCGAGCGGCGCGCACGAAGCCTATGCGCTGTACCGCCACACGCTCGACCTGGGCAAGGTGACGGGCGCGAACCTGGCCTTCGGTCCGGTGCGCGGCGTCGGCGTGACCGGCGGCTTCGACGTCAACAGCAAGACGGACGCCGGCTACAACTCCAAGAAGCGCATGCTGGTGCTGGGCCCGACCCTGATGTTCGACGTCCCGGGCTTCCTCGACGTCAGCCTGCTCGCCCTGCGCGAGAGCAATGCGCCGTTCAACGGCTTCACGAGCATCTCCACCCCGCGCTACACGTACAAGACGCACGCGATGTTGACGGCCGCGTGGGGAATCCCGTTCACGCTGGGCGTGCCGCTGTCGTTCGAGGGCTTCGCCAACTACATCGGCACCAAGGGCCGCAACGAGTTCGGCGGCCCGACGGCCGTCGAGATCAACGTCGACATGCAGGTCATGTACGACCTGAGCCCGGCCATCGGCGCGGCGAAGAACACGCTGAAGGTCGGCCTCGAATACCAGTACTGGAAGAACAAGTTCGGCAACCCGGAAAGCGTCGCACCGGGCGCCACCGCGAAAACGCCGATGGTCCGCGCCGAATACCACTTCTGA
- a CDS encoding SDR family oxidoreductase: MQRSALVVGASGIGGHATARELLAHGWTVYGLARRPPADLPGLIPVPADLMDTERLGEALATAFGGGDNSGPTHVFITTWMRQDSEAENIRVNAVLVRNLLDALSSRKTLRHVALVTGLKHYLGPFEAYASSRTLPDTPLRESQPRLPLDNFYYAQEDEVYAAAARDRFTWTVHRPHTVIGMAVGNAMNLGTTLAVYASICKETGRPFRFPGSRAQWEGLSDVTDARMLAQQLRWAADHDAARNEAFNITNGDYFRWSWLWRRLAAWFGVQAAGFEGETRPLEAEMANDHAVWREIATRHKLVEADLNRLVSPWHTDLDLGRPIEVMTDMANSRRLGFAAWQSTEDSFYDLFAELRARMLIP, encoded by the coding sequence ATGCAAAGAAGCGCACTCGTCGTGGGCGCCAGCGGCATCGGCGGCCATGCCACGGCACGGGAACTGCTGGCCCACGGCTGGACCGTGTACGGTCTTGCGCGCCGTCCACCCGCCGACCTGCCGGGCCTGATCCCCGTGCCGGCCGACCTGATGGATACGGAGCGGCTCGGGGAAGCGCTGGCAACCGCGTTCGGCGGAGGTGACAATTCGGGCCCGACCCACGTATTCATCACGACGTGGATGCGGCAGGACAGCGAGGCGGAAAACATCCGCGTCAACGCCGTCCTCGTGCGCAACCTGCTGGATGCGCTGAGCAGCCGCAAGACGCTGCGTCACGTGGCCCTCGTGACGGGCCTGAAGCATTATCTCGGCCCGTTCGAGGCGTATGCCAGTTCGCGCACCTTGCCCGACACGCCGCTGCGCGAATCCCAGCCGCGCCTGCCGCTCGACAATTTTTATTACGCGCAAGAGGACGAAGTCTACGCGGCGGCCGCGCGCGACCGTTTTACCTGGACCGTGCACCGGCCGCACACGGTCATCGGCATGGCGGTCGGCAATGCGATGAACCTGGGCACGACCCTGGCCGTGTACGCGTCGATCTGCAAGGAAACGGGCCGGCCGTTCCGCTTCCCCGGCTCGCGGGCGCAATGGGAAGGCCTGTCCGACGTGACCGACGCGCGCATGCTCGCGCAGCAGTTACGCTGGGCCGCCGATCACGACGCCGCGCGCAACGAAGCCTTCAACATCACGAATGGCGATTATTTCCGCTGGAGCTGGCTGTGGCGCCGGCTGGCCGCATGGTTCGGCGTGCAGGCGGCCGGCTTCGAAGGCGAGACGCGGCCTTTGGAAGCCGAGATGGCCAACGACCACGCCGTCTGGCGCGAGATCGCGACGCGCCACAAGCTCGTCGAGGCGGACCTGAACCGGCTCGTGTCGCCGTGGCACACGGACCTCGATCTCGGCCGTCCCATCGAAGTGATGACGGACATGGCGAACAGCCGCCGGCTCGGCTTCGCGGCGTGGCAGTCGACCGAGGATTCGTTCTACGACCTGTTTGCCGAGTTGCGGGCGCGGATGCTCATTCCCTGA
- a CDS encoding nucleoside deaminase has translation MSVPTPQDQAFLTRVFALAQRSRDEGHHPFAAMVVGADGTVIAEAMNDSSTDRTAHAEMNALRAASRKFGPAELAGATLYSNAEPCAMCAGGTYWSGVGRVVYGMSETSLLALTGSDPENPTLSLPCRDVFARGQRTTEVIGPLRENEAREAHRGFWNAT, from the coding sequence ATGAGCGTGCCGACCCCGCAGGACCAGGCGTTCCTGACCCGCGTGTTCGCGCTGGCGCAGCGCTCGCGCGACGAAGGCCATCATCCGTTCGCAGCGATGGTGGTCGGCGCCGACGGCACCGTCATCGCGGAGGCGATGAACGATTCGTCCACGGACCGCACGGCGCACGCGGAGATGAATGCCCTGCGCGCCGCCTCGCGCAAGTTCGGCCCGGCCGAACTGGCCGGTGCCACGCTGTACAGCAATGCGGAGCCGTGTGCGATGTGCGCGGGCGGCACCTACTGGAGCGGCGTGGGACGCGTCGTCTACGGCATGTCGGAAACGAGCCTGCTGGCGCTGACCGGCAGCGATCCGGAGAACCCGACGCTGTCCCTGCCCTGCCGCGACGTATTCGCGCGCGGGCAGAGGACGACGGAGGTGATCGGGCCGCTCAGGGAAAACGAGGCGCGGGAGGCGCATCGGGGGTTCTGGAACGCGACGTGA